Within Sphingobium aromaticiconvertens, the genomic segment GCTGCCGCCAAAGGATGCGGCGTCAGGGGCGCGCAGGCGACGGGAAGCAGCAAAATGGCGAGGGCGGCGAGGCCACGAACGGAAATCATGTCTTATCCTTGAAAAGCTGCTGCGTTCTTGCAAGGCAAAGGCGACGAAATCATGACGGTTGTCGGGGCGAGATCCAGTGGCGCAACACCATCCACTCTTCCCGCTTCGCCGCGCGGGTCATGCCTGCATGGGCGGCGCTGGAGGAGGGGAGGTCGATGAGCGTGTAGCGGTCGATCCCGACCAGTTGCTGTCGACCGCGCCGGGCGGCTTCCCCTCCGTTGAAGGCGATGGCGGCGAGATCGGACAAAGTGGCGGCAAAGCCTGCGAGATCGCGATTGGTGGCATCGCGGATCGCTGTGTCGAGGCTGCCTTCTCGCCGGGCCGTCGCAATCACATCCCACAGGCCAATACCGTGCGCGATCAGCCGCAGCAGTCGCTCATCATAAGGCAAAGCGGGCAAGGCTTCGCCCGTCACTTCGCCCATCAGCCACCAGAAGGCGTTGGTGGGATGGGCATAATATTGGCCTGCCGCCAGCGACCGCTCGCCGGGCAGGCTGCCCAGTATGAGCAGTCGGGCGTCAGGCGCGATGCTGGGCGGAAAAGCGGCCTTTTGGGTCACACATTGAAGCGGAACAGCATGATGTCGCCATCCTGCGTCACATATTCCTTGCCTTCTGCGCGCCACTTGCCCGCTTCCTTGGCCCCGGCCTCACCATTATACTGGATATAATCGGCATAAGCCATCGTCTCTGCCCGGATGAACCCCTTCTCGAAATCGGTATGGATTGCGCCTGCAGCTTGCGGGGCCTTCGATCCCTTGTGGACGGTCCAGGCGCGGGCTTCCTTCGGCCCCACGGTAAAGAAGGTGATGAGACCCAGCAGTTCATAGCCGGCGCGGATGATGCGGGCGAGGCCGGCTTCGGTCAGGCCCAGCGCATCGAGATATTCGCCACGCTCCTCGATCGGCATGGTGATCAGTTCCGCCTCGATCGCGGCGGAGACGATCACGGCCTTCGCGCCTTCGGCTGCGGCCTTTTCGAACACGCGGGCAGAGTGAGCATTACCCTCCGACGCGGCGTCTTCCTCGACGTTGCAGACATAGAGGACGGGCTTGGCGGTCAGCAGTTGCGCCTGGGCGAACAGCCGTTCTTCCTCCTCGTCGCGCGGCTTGGTGAGGCGGGCGGGCTTGCCCTCGCGCAGCAGGTCGAGTGCCTGACCGAGTACGGTGGCGGCGGCCTTGGCTTCCTTGTCGCCCTGCGCGCCCTTCTTGACGAGATTAGGCACGCGCTTTTCAAGGGATTCGAGGTCAGCGAGCATCAGTTCGGTTTCGACCGTCTCTGCGTCGGCGATCGGATCGACCTTGCCCTCGACATGGGTGATGTCGTCATCCTCGAAACAGCGCAGGACGTGGACGATGGCGTCCACCTCGCGGATGTTCGCCAGAAACTGGTTACCCAGCCCCTCGCCCTTGGACGCGCCGCGCACAAGACCCGCAATGTCTACGAAGGCCAGTTGCGTCTCGATGATCTTGGCCGATCCGCCGATCTTCGCAATCGCGTCAAGGCGCGGATCGGGCACGGCGACCTGGCCGACATTCGGCTCGATCGTGCAGAAAGGGTAGTTGGCCGCCTGCGCCGCCTGCGTCTCGGTCAGCGCGTTGAACAGGGTGGACTTGCCCACATTGGGGAGGCCGACGATACCGCAACGAAAACCCATGAAAAACGCCTTCATGTCTGAATGAATGGCGCGCCGATACCGCTTTCATGCGCGCTTGGCCAGCCTTGGATGCGGATCAATGGCGCAGAAACAGGCTGATCGAGGCGACATGATTGACGCGAGTGTTGCCGCCGCGCTGGTCGATGATCTGGTTAAGATAGCCAAGTTCGACGGTCGATGCCCCCTTCAACCCCAGCTCCGCGCCCAGAAAAGTGCGGATCTGGTCAAAGCCGCCCTTCGCGCCCCAGTCGGTGCTGTTGAGCGCCACGAAGGCTTCGGAATAAACCAGCGCGTTGACCGCATCACTGCCGGGTTTCAGCGGTTTCTCGTAGCGGAGCATCTCCCGCAGTCGCCAGCTCATATCGTCGCCATCCGACCGCCAGCGTTGTTCCAGCCGCGTGCGGGACGACAGTTCGCCGCCCCATGGCTTGCCTAGCGTCCAGCTCAGTTGCTGGAAGCTGCGCTCCTCATTCACATCCTTGCGGCCTTCCAGCGGCATCACGACATGAGCATAGCCCTGATAGAGAGTGACGTTGGACGATAGTTTCCAACCCACCGCACCGCGCAGCAACATCTGGTCGAGCCGGGATATACCGTCGCCCATGCGCGGCTGCCATTCGGCGAAATAGACCAGATTGCCGGATACGGACCCCATGGCGGTCAGGTTGACCCATGCTTGCTCGTCGCTGCTGGTGTCGGCCTGCGCGGGCAGCGCGGCAAGGTAAAGGGGTAGGGCAAGGCTCATCGCAAGGCGGCGCATATATCTTCTCAACATGAGGAAGGGGGCAGGAAGCGACCGACGATGTCAGTCCATCCCGCCCCCTAAAGGCCGCGCATTGCTCACCCGTTGCCGGGGGGTAAGTGTTGGTAAAGCGTCAGGTGATGACGCTGGGCCGGTCCATGCCGGTATAGCCAGCAATATCGGCCAATTCCTGCGCCGCCGCGACCAGCGGCGCCAGCGCATCGCTGGTTTCCATGGCAAGATCGCCGTCCGTCCCGACATAGCGCTCGATATAGACGCGCAGCGTCGCGCCCTCAGTGCCGGTGCCCGACAAGCGGAACACGACCCGCGATCCGTCGTCGAAAAGCACGCGCACGCCCTGATTGCGGCTGACGGACTGATCGGTGGGATCGGTATAGGCGAAATCGTCTGCCGCCGTGATCGTGCCGCCGCTGTTGGTGGCGCCGGGGAGCGAGGTGAGGCTGTCGCGCAGCGCGGCCATCAGGGCATCGGCATTGTTCGTGGCGATCGCCTCATAATCGTGGCGGGCATAATAGTTGCGGCCATAGGTTGCCCAGTGGTCAGCCATGATGGCGACAACGCTTGTCCGGCGCGCCGCCAATATGTTGAGCCACAGCAGCACGGCCCAGACGCCGTCCTTCTCACGCACATGGTCGGAACCGGTGCCCGCGCTTTCCTCACCGCAGATGGTCGCCATGCCCGCATCGAGCAGATTGCCGAAGAATTTCCATCCCGTGGGTGTCTCATAGAGCGGAATGCCCAGCTTTTCCGCAACGCGGTCCGCTGCGCCGCTGGTCGGCATGGATCGCGCGATTCCCTTGAGGCCTTGCCGATAGCCGGGCGCCAGATGGGCGTTGGCGGCCAGCACGGCCAGCGAATCCGATGGCGTCACATAGCAATGACGACCGATGATGAGGTTGCGATCGCCGTCGCCGTCTGAGGCCGCCCCGAAATCGGGCGCCTCTGGCGCCATCATCCGGTCGTACAATTCCCTGGCGTGAACCAGGTTTGGATCGGGATGATGGTGGCCGAAATCGGGCAGGGGGGTGCCGTTCATCACTGTGCCTGCAGGCGCGCCCAGCCGCTTTTCGAAAACTTCCACCGCATAGGGACCAGTGACGGCGCTCATCGAATCGAAAGCCAGGGTGAAGCCGCCCGCAATCATCGCGCGGATGGCCGAAAAGTCGAACAGTTGTTCCATCAGCTCGGCATAGGCCGCCACCGGATCGACGATCTCGACAACCATATCGCCAAGCTGGCGCGTGCCGATGCTGTCGATGTCCACGTCCGCGGCGTCGAGTATCCGATAGCTGTCGATCGTCAGGGTGCGGGCGTGGATCGCGTCCGTCACCTTTTCCGGTGCAGGGCCGCCATTGCCAACATTATATTTGATGCCGAAATCCTCGTCCGGCCCGCCTGGATTGTGACTGGCCGACAGGATGAGGCCGCCAAAGGCGCTGTTCAGGCGAATGAGGTGCGAGGCGGCGGGCGTCGACAGGATGCCGCCTTGTCCGACCAGCACGCGATCAAAACCATTGGCCGCCGCCATTTTTAGAACGATCTGAATGACTTCGCGATTCAGATAGCGTCCGTCGCCACCGACCACGAGCGTCTGCCCGGCAAAGCCCTCCAGACTGTCGAACACCGACTGGACGAAATTCTCTGCATAATGGGGCTGCTGAAACACGCGAACCTTTTTGCGGAGGCCCGAAGTGCCGGGCTTCTGGTCGGAAAAGGGAGTCGTCTTGACGGTCTGAATCGACACTCTGTGGCTCCATTCGGTGAGAATCGACCTAGCCTTATGGACAATGCGCCGATCCTGCAATCACTGGTGGACGGGCCGGTGAGAGGGGCAGGCCATCCGTTCCTCACCGCTGCTTTCACGATGTCGCGTTTGTTGATTCGCATGTGTCGACACAAAGAAAAAGGGCGGTCCGTCAATGACGGCCCGCCCTTTCCTAATCTCGCTAATGCGAAGATTACATCGCGTTCGCAGCGTTAGCAGCGTTCACGGCAACGTTCGCGGCATTGGCGGCGTTGTCGGCAGCGTTCTCGGCGGCGTTAGCCGCGTTCTCGACAACGTTCTCGACGACAGCGTTCGAAGCGTTCGCGGTCTCGTTGGCCGGGGTCCCACCGCAAGCGGCGAGGGCCATCAGGCCGGCCGAAGCGAAAACAACAGCGATCTTCTTCATTGTGTACGGCTCCCATAGCATAAGCCGCGTTAGGCACTTTTAAGTTGTGACCTTACGCGAGCGACCCGCATTAACGTGTGCGATGCACAAATCAATGCTTTTTTGCATCGGTGAAACGACAGAATCACGCGACGGAATGTTGTCTACTATAAAAGTTCAGTTATTGCCCAATGTTTCCTGCGCGTTGGCGACTTCATTGAGAACGAGCGCCCAGGCGGCGACATTCTGTCGTAACTGCTCAGGATCAACCTTGTCGAGCGTGTCGTCGGGCGTGTGGTGCAGATCGAAATAGCGGGTACCATCCTGTTGCAGGTCGATCACCGGAACCCCTGCCTTTACCAGTGGGGCAATGTCTGCGCCGCCGCCTGCTTCCTGCTTGCTGGCACCAATACCCAATGGGGCGACCGCGGTGGCGATTCGTTCCTGCAGCGCCTCATGTCCAGCCGGCAGTTTGAAATCGATGCGCCAGATCCGGTCGGCGCCAAAATCCGATTCTATGGCCAGCGCGTGGCGTTCCGTGCCGTGCGCGTTGAAATAGGCGCGTGCGCCGTCGCCGCCGACTTCTTCTGCGCCCGCGAGCAGCAACCGGATGGTCCGGCGTGGCTGGCCACCCTTGCGTACCTGCAAGGCGGAGGCCGCCGCAATGGCGCAGCCCGATGCATCATCGATCGCGCCGGTGCCCTGATCCCAACTGTCCAGATGGCAGGCGGCAACAACAAGGCCCGCCTTGGGATCGCGCCCCGGAATCTCGGCTATGACATTACCCGATGGCTGATCTGCCAGCATCTTCGATGTCAGAGTCAGATGGATACGGACCGGCTTGTCGCGCTTCACGATGCGGGCAATCTGTTCTGCATCGGGGACGCTGACCGCTGCTGCGGGAATGGGAGTGGCCCCCTCCGCCCACATCTGTACGCCGGTATGGGCTATGCGATGATGGTCGGTGCCGATCGAACGAACGAGGATCGCGATTGCGCCCTTCTTGGACGCGATGCTCGGCCCCGTCCGTCGTGCTGCGCCGAAATAGCCATAAGAGGAGCCATCCTGAGTCGCGCGCATCTCATGATCAACGAAGACGATCTTGCCCGTGACTGCCGTTTCAGGCGCCGCTTCCAGATCGGCGATCGTCGGGAAGTAGGCGATATTGCCCTCTATGCCCGCCTCCGGCGTCGATCCGCTATTGCCCAACGCCGCCAGCACCAGCGGTTGGGGGAAGGGAGCGGTCACGCGTGCCTCCTCGCGCCCGCGCACCCAGACTGGCATTGTATAGGCTTCGGCTCGAATATTGGAAAAGCCCAGCGCCTTGAGCGTCTTCACGGCCCAGGCGCGGGCGCGCGCCTCCTGTGGGGTGCCTGCCGGGCGCGGTCCGACCTCCGTGGTCAGTCCTTCGGTGAAATCCATCGCTACATCATCCTTCAGGGCCGAGGCGCGAATCGCGGCGCTGTCGGCAGGGGCTGCGATCGCCGGATGAGGAACGGTAAGAACGCTCCCAACAAGGATGAGGGTGGCTAAAGTCTTTGTCATGGAGTGCCCCGGTCCGATTTTCTGCATGGGTCAAGGCTTAGACAGGCATCCGCGATTTGCCAATGCGCGTCGCGTCCGCTAACCAGCCGCCAAATTCCGATAGCTCCAGACCAGAGAGACTGACTCCTTATGGCCGTCCAGTACAGCTTCGTGATGAAGGGCCTGACCAAGACCTTCCCCGGCGCCAACAAGCCCGTGTTCAACAATATCAATCTACAGTTCCTGCCCGGCACCAAGATTGCTGTCATCGGCGTCAACGGTGCGGGTAAATCGACCCTGATGAAGGTCATCGCCGGCATGGACACCGATTTCCAGGGTGAAGCCTGGGCGGCGGAAGGGCTGAGGGTCGGCTATCTGGCGCAGGAGCCGCAACTCGACGCCAGCAAGACGGTGATCGAAAACGTCAAGGACGGCGTGCGGCCCATCGCCGACCTGGTCGATCGGTTCAACGAGATCAGCACGATCATGGGCGACCCGCCGGAAGATGCCGATTTCGATGCCCTGATGGAAGAAATGGGCACGCTTCAGGAAAAGATCGACGCCGTAGATGGCTGGACGCTCGACAACCAGCTCGAAATCGCCATGGAGGCGCTGCGTTGCCCGCCGGGCGACTGGTCGGTGGAGAGCCTGTCGGGCGGTGAACGGCGCCGTATCGCACTGTGCCGCCTGCTGCTTGAAAAGCCCGACATTTTGTTGCTTGACGAACCGACCAACCATCTCGACGCCGAAAGCGTCCAGTGGCTGGAACAGCATCTGATCCAATATACCGGCAACGTCATCCTCGTCACTCATGACCGCTACTTCCTCGACAATGTCGTTGGCTGGGTGCTGGAGCTCGATCGTGGTCGCGGCATCCCCTATGAGGGCAATTATTCCAACTGGCTGTCCGAAAAAGGCAAGCGGATGGAGCTGGAAGAGCGCGAAGATGCGGGGCGCCAGAAGGCCATCAAGGAAGAGCTGGAGTGGATCCGGCAATCGCCCAAGGCCCGCCAGACCAAGTCCAAGGCGCGTATCCGCGCGTTCGACGAGCTGGTCGAAAAGCAGGAAAACCGCGCGCCCGGCAAGGCGCAGATCGTCATCCAGACGCCCAAGCGCCTCGGCTCCAAGGTGATCGAAGCGCATGGCCTGACCAAATCCTATGGCGACAAGCTGCTGTTCGAGAATCTGAACTTCCTGCTCCCCCCGGGCGGTATCGTCGGCGTCATCGGGCCGAACGGCGCGGGTAAGTCGACACTGTTCAAGCTGATCACCGGCAAGGAGCAGCCTGACGAGGGCGAGATCCAGGTCGGCGAAACGGTGCAACTTGGCTATGTCGATCAGAGTCGCGATACGCTCGATCCCAATCATAATGTCTGGCAGGAAATCTCCGGCGGTCATGAACTGATGACCATCGGCAAGCATGAAATCCAGACGCGGGCCTATGTCGGCGCCTTCAACTTCAAGGGACCGGACCAGCAGAAGAAAGTCGGCCAGCTTTCGGGCGGTGAACGCAACCGTGTCCACCTCGCCAAAATGCTGAAGGAGGGTGGCAACGTCCTCCTGCTTGACGAACCGACCAACGATCTGGACGTCGAAACGCTGCGCGCGCTGGAAGATGCGCTGGAGAATTTCGCTGGCTGCGCCGTGGTCATCAGCCATGACCGCTTCTTCCTTGATCGACTGGCGACTCATATCCTGGCGTTCGAAGGCGACAGCCATGTCGAATGGTTCGAGGGTAATTTCGAAGCCTATGAAGAGGATAAGCGCCGTCGTCTGGGCGACGCTGCTGATCGTCCGACCCGTCTGGCATATAAGAAGCTGACGCGCTGATTTTACGCCCGCAGTTGCAATTTTTGCAACTGCGGGCGTGTGCTTCGCACTTGCAGCGTTATCGCTACCAAAGCATAGATGGCGTGCCTTTCAGGCATCCTCTCCTAAAACTTTCCGGCCGGCCCTTCTTGGATCGGCCTTTTTTTTGGTTTTGGAATGGCGGTAATCCTGCGGCATTTCGGCTTTGTACGGAAAGTCTCGCTAGGCGGTCGGGCGCTTCTCGAAACCGGTGAAGCCCTGTGGTTCAACCTCTTGCGCTAAAATCTGCACGACCCTGGCGGCTGGCGGTCCTTCTTGCGCGAGTGTGATGAAGCGGGTGACGACCTCTTCCGACCCTTCCACCCATGTCTCGACGTTGCCATCCGCACGATTGCGGACCCAGCCGACAAGGCTGAGGATGCGAGCCGTGTCCACGGTCCAATTGCGATACCAGACGCCCTGAACATGGCCTGATATATTCAGGTGGCGCGCAATCACCATGCGATCACCGTATCCGCTTGATCCATGTTTGCCCGCCTTCACGGACTTCCGTAACGAAGTTGGGAATGGCCTCAACCAGATCTGAAAGTCGTTTGAAGCCATAGTTGCGGACGTCGAAGCTGGATCGGTTGCCGACTCGCTGTCCGACCGGACCAAGTGCCACGAAGCCGCGCTCGTCGCGCCGAGCCTCATCATAGGCATCGATCAGCAATTTGACGACTTCGGCATCAACCGCTTTGTTCTGGGTCGGGGCAGGGGAAGCGATGGCGGGAGGCGAAGCCTTGGCCGCCGTTGCGGGTCGGGCTGTATCTGCTTTGGGAGGGCTGGCATTGCCATTTGCCTGTTCCGCAACTGGCACCTCAACGGGGGCAAGTGCGGCCACGTTGATGAAACGCGTGCAGGCACGGCGGAAGCCTTCGGGCGTGTTAACCGTGCCAAAGCCATAGACCGGAATACCTTGCTGGCGGATGCGTGTGACGAGGGGGGTAAAGTCACTGTCGCTGGACATGAGGCCAAAGCCGTTCACGCGGCCGCTGGCCATCAGGTCCATCGCATCGATGGTCATCTTCATGTCGGTGGCGTTCTTGCCCTTGGTCAGGTCGAACTGCTGCTGTGGCTCGATCGCTTGCGCGACAGACAGCTTCGCCCAGCTCTTGAGCGAAGGCTTGCTCCAGTTGCCATAGGCGCGGCGGATGTTGACCGTGCCCAGCTCTGCCAGCACCGTCATTACGGGATCGAAATGGGCTGCCGACGCGTTATCCGCGTCGATCAGCAGGGCGATATTGCCACTTGCCCCATTGAGTGCGGCCATGGCTTTATTCCTTTCAGGCAGGCGAAAAGACGCCGGTGTCTTCGTCCAGCAGGTGCAACTGCCCATCCGAGATCGCGAAGAAGGAGCCGATGAGCTTCAGTTCGCCCTT encodes:
- a CDS encoding alpha-D-glucose phosphate-specific phosphoglucomutase, which codes for MSIQTVKTTPFSDQKPGTSGLRKKVRVFQQPHYAENFVQSVFDSLEGFAGQTLVVGGDGRYLNREVIQIVLKMAAANGFDRVLVGQGGILSTPAASHLIRLNSAFGGLILSASHNPGGPDEDFGIKYNVGNGGPAPEKVTDAIHARTLTIDSYRILDAADVDIDSIGTRQLGDMVVEIVDPVAAYAELMEQLFDFSAIRAMIAGGFTLAFDSMSAVTGPYAVEVFEKRLGAPAGTVMNGTPLPDFGHHHPDPNLVHARELYDRMMAPEAPDFGAASDGDGDRNLIIGRHCYVTPSDSLAVLAANAHLAPGYRQGLKGIARSMPTSGAADRVAEKLGIPLYETPTGWKFFGNLLDAGMATICGEESAGTGSDHVREKDGVWAVLLWLNILAARRTSVVAIMADHWATYGRNYYARHDYEAIATNNADALMAALRDSLTSLPGATNSGGTITAADDFAYTDPTDQSVSRNQGVRVLFDDGSRVVFRLSGTGTEGATLRVYIERYVGTDGDLAMETSDALAPLVAAAQELADIAGYTGMDRPSVIT
- the ychF gene encoding redox-regulated ATPase YchF, with the translated sequence MGFRCGIVGLPNVGKSTLFNALTETQAAQAANYPFCTIEPNVGQVAVPDPRLDAIAKIGGSAKIIETQLAFVDIAGLVRGASKGEGLGNQFLANIREVDAIVHVLRCFEDDDITHVEGKVDPIADAETVETELMLADLESLEKRVPNLVKKGAQGDKEAKAAATVLGQALDLLREGKPARLTKPRDEEEERLFAQAQLLTAKPVLYVCNVEEDAASEGNAHSARVFEKAAAEGAKAVIVSAAIEAELITMPIEERGEYLDALGLTEAGLARIIRAGYELLGLITFFTVGPKEARAWTVHKGSKAPQAAGAIHTDFEKGFIRAETMAYADYIQYNGEAGAKEAGKWRAEGKEYVTQDGDIMLFRFNV
- a CDS encoding acylphosphatase, giving the protein MVIARHLNISGHVQGVWYRNWTVDTARILSLVGWVRNRADGNVETWVEGSEEVVTRFITLAQEGPPAARVVQILAQEVEPQGFTGFEKRPTA
- a CDS encoding M20/M25/M40 family metallo-hydrolase, which codes for MQKIGPGHSMTKTLATLILVGSVLTVPHPAIAAPADSAAIRASALKDDVAMDFTEGLTTEVGPRPAGTPQEARARAWAVKTLKALGFSNIRAEAYTMPVWVRGREEARVTAPFPQPLVLAALGNSGSTPEAGIEGNIAYFPTIADLEAAPETAVTGKIVFVDHEMRATQDGSSYGYFGAARRTGPSIASKKGAIAILVRSIGTDHHRIAHTGVQMWAEGATPIPAAAVSVPDAEQIARIVKRDKPVRIHLTLTSKMLADQPSGNVIAEIPGRDPKAGLVVAACHLDSWDQGTGAIDDASGCAIAAASALQVRKGGQPRRTIRLLLAGAEEVGGDGARAYFNAHGTERHALAIESDFGADRIWRIDFKLPAGHEALQERIATAVAPLGIGASKQEAGGGADIAPLVKAGVPVIDLQQDGTRYFDLHHTPDDTLDKVDPEQLRQNVAAWALVLNEVANAQETLGNN
- a CDS encoding DNA-deoxyinosine glycosylase, whose amino-acid sequence is MTQKAAFPPSIAPDARLLILGSLPGERSLAAGQYYAHPTNAFWWLMGEVTGEALPALPYDERLLRLIAHGIGLWDVIATARREGSLDTAIRDATNRDLAGFAATLSDLAAIAFNGGEAARRGRQQLVGIDRYTLIDLPSSSAAHAGMTRAAKREEWMVLRHWISPRQPS
- a CDS encoding DUF2490 domain-containing protein, whose amino-acid sequence is MRRLAMSLALPLYLAALPAQADTSSDEQAWVNLTAMGSVSGNLVYFAEWQPRMGDGISRLDQMLLRGAVGWKLSSNVTLYQGYAHVVMPLEGRKDVNEERSFQQLSWTLGKPWGGELSSRTRLEQRWRSDGDDMSWRLREMLRYEKPLKPGSDAVNALVYSEAFVALNSTDWGAKGGFDQIRTFLGAELGLKGASTVELGYLNQIIDQRGGNTRVNHVASISLFLRH
- the ettA gene encoding energy-dependent translational throttle protein EttA; protein product: MAVQYSFVMKGLTKTFPGANKPVFNNINLQFLPGTKIAVIGVNGAGKSTLMKVIAGMDTDFQGEAWAAEGLRVGYLAQEPQLDASKTVIENVKDGVRPIADLVDRFNEISTIMGDPPEDADFDALMEEMGTLQEKIDAVDGWTLDNQLEIAMEALRCPPGDWSVESLSGGERRRIALCRLLLEKPDILLLDEPTNHLDAESVQWLEQHLIQYTGNVILVTHDRYFLDNVVGWVLELDRGRGIPYEGNYSNWLSEKGKRMELEEREDAGRQKAIKEELEWIRQSPKARQTKSKARIRAFDELVEKQENRAPGKAQIVIQTPKRLGSKVIEAHGLTKSYGDKLLFENLNFLLPPGGIVGVIGPNGAGKSTLFKLITGKEQPDEGEIQVGETVQLGYVDQSRDTLDPNHNVWQEISGGHELMTIGKHEIQTRAYVGAFNFKGPDQQKKVGQLSGGERNRVHLAKMLKEGGNVLLLDEPTNDLDVETLRALEDALENFAGCAVVISHDRFFLDRLATHILAFEGDSHVEWFEGNFEAYEEDKRRRLGDAADRPTRLAYKKLTR
- a CDS encoding NYN domain-containing protein — its product is MAALNGASGNIALLIDADNASAAHFDPVMTVLAELGTVNIRRAYGNWSKPSLKSWAKLSVAQAIEPQQQFDLTKGKNATDMKMTIDAMDLMASGRVNGFGLMSSDSDFTPLVTRIRQQGIPVYGFGTVNTPEGFRRACTRFINVAALAPVEVPVAEQANGNASPPKADTARPATAAKASPPAIASPAPTQNKAVDAEVVKLLIDAYDEARRDERGFVALGPVGQRVGNRSSFDVRNYGFKRLSDLVEAIPNFVTEVREGGQTWIKRIR